One genomic window of Streptomonospora nanhaiensis includes the following:
- the htpX gene encoding zinc metalloprotease HtpX: MAGSRFIPDRGLTTRMVATMALLGILYVAFVIALYLVGMPVVLLVLVVVGFAVVQYFTSDRIAMFSMGAREVAPAEAPELHAVVDRLCAMADMPKPKVAIARTDVPNAFATGHNRGNAVVCVTTGLLRRLDTAELEAVLAHELSHVAHRDVMVMTIAGFLGIVAGFLTQIGLRFAMVTGGARSNNNGPAPAVVALLVVLVSAVVWALSFLLTRVLSRYRELSADRAAAYLTGRPSALGSALTKINGDMARIPTTDLRRAEPFNAFFFTPAVSQKGFSLSQMFATHPPVERRLAQLADISRQLGTGA; encoded by the coding sequence GTGGCTGGTTCCAGATTCATCCCCGACCGCGGGCTGACCACCCGCATGGTCGCCACGATGGCGCTGCTGGGAATCCTCTACGTGGCGTTCGTCATCGCCCTGTACCTGGTGGGCATGCCCGTCGTCCTGCTCGTGCTGGTCGTGGTCGGCTTCGCCGTGGTGCAGTACTTCACCTCCGACAGGATCGCCATGTTCTCCATGGGCGCCCGCGAGGTCGCGCCCGCCGAGGCGCCCGAGCTCCACGCGGTCGTCGACCGCCTGTGCGCCATGGCCGACATGCCCAAGCCCAAGGTCGCCATCGCCCGCACCGACGTGCCCAACGCCTTCGCCACCGGCCACAACCGGGGCAACGCGGTCGTGTGCGTCACCACCGGCCTCCTGCGCCGGCTGGACACCGCCGAACTGGAGGCGGTCCTCGCCCACGAGCTGTCCCACGTGGCCCACCGCGACGTCATGGTCATGACCATCGCCGGGTTCCTCGGGATCGTCGCCGGGTTCCTCACCCAGATAGGCCTGCGCTTCGCCATGGTCACCGGCGGCGCCCGGAGCAACAACAACGGCCCCGCGCCCGCCGTGGTGGCGCTGCTGGTGGTGCTGGTCAGCGCCGTGGTGTGGGCGCTGAGCTTCCTGCTGACCCGGGTGCTCTCGCGCTACCGCGAGCTGTCGGCCGACCGCGCGGCCGCCTACCTCACCGGCCGCCCCTCGGCGCTGGGCAGCGCCCTCACCAAGATCAACGGCGACATGGCCCGCATCCCCACGACCGACCTGCGCCGCGCCGAGCCGTTCAACGCGTTCTTCTTCACCCCCGCGGTGTCCCAGAAGGGCTTCAGCCTCAGCCAGATGTTCGCCACCCATCCGCCCGTCGAGCGCCGCCTCGCCCAGCTCGCCGACATCTCCCGGCAGCTGGGCACGGGAGCCTG
- the pspAA gene encoding PspA-associated protein PspAA, translated as MIVRIMGEGQLDLSDADLDLLNQFDRTLEEAIESGSEETFRKALHDLLERVRQDGKPLPPESLEPSEFILPPADASMDEVRDMLGDEGLIPDLT; from the coding sequence GTGATCGTCCGCATCATGGGCGAGGGCCAGCTGGACCTCAGCGACGCCGACCTCGACCTCCTCAACCAGTTCGACCGCACCCTTGAGGAGGCGATCGAGTCCGGCAGCGAGGAGACCTTCCGCAAGGCGCTGCACGACCTCCTGGAGCGCGTCCGCCAGGACGGCAAGCCGCTTCCCCCCGAGTCGCTGGAGCCGTCGGAGTTCATCCTCCCGCCCGCCGACGCCAGCATGGACGAGGTCCGGGACATGCTCGGCGACGAAGGGCTCATCCCCGACCTCACCTGA
- a CDS encoding PspA/IM30 family protein — translation MSVFQRLSMIFKSKANRALDSVEDPRETLDYSYQKQLELLQKVRRGVADVATSRKRVELQVQQLEQQSGKLENQSRAALQAGREDLAREALTRRSGLQSQIDSLKQQHEQLQGEEQKLTLAAQRLQAKVDSFRTRKETIKATYTAAQAQTQISEAFSGISEEMGDVGLAIQRAEDKTAQMQARAGAVDELLASGALDDVSGSSKDDIQAELDRMASTSGVELELERMKRELGQGSGSGTAPQIEEGDSRAGGPAGNGSQVQPYRQGEGS, via the coding sequence ATGAGCGTGTTTCAGCGACTTTCCATGATCTTCAAGTCCAAGGCCAACCGGGCACTGGACTCCGTCGAGGACCCGCGCGAAACCCTCGACTACTCCTACCAGAAGCAGCTGGAACTGCTGCAGAAGGTCCGCCGCGGCGTCGCCGACGTCGCCACCTCCCGCAAGCGCGTCGAGCTGCAGGTCCAGCAGCTCGAGCAGCAGTCCGGCAAGCTGGAGAACCAGAGCCGCGCGGCGCTGCAGGCCGGCCGCGAGGACCTCGCGCGCGAGGCCCTGACCCGCCGCTCGGGCCTGCAGTCCCAGATCGACAGCCTCAAGCAGCAGCACGAGCAGCTGCAGGGCGAGGAGCAGAAGCTCACCCTCGCCGCCCAGCGCCTCCAGGCCAAGGTCGACTCCTTCCGCACCCGCAAGGAGACCATCAAGGCCACCTACACCGCCGCCCAGGCCCAGACCCAGATCAGCGAGGCGTTCTCCGGTATCTCCGAGGAGATGGGCGACGTCGGCCTGGCCATCCAGCGCGCCGAGGACAAAACCGCCCAGATGCAGGCCCGCGCCGGCGCGGTCGACGAACTCCTCGCCTCCGGCGCCCTCGACGACGTCAGCGGCTCCTCCAAGGACGACATCCAGGCCGAGCTGGACCGCATGGCCAGCACCAGCGGCGTGGAGCTGGAGCTGGAGCGCATGAAGCGCGAACTCGGCCAGGGCAGCGGCTCCGGCACCGCCCCCCAGATCGAGGAGGGCGACTCCCGCGCCGGGGGCCCGGCCGGCAACGGCAGCCAGGTCCAGCCCTACCGCCAGGGGGAGGGCTCGTGA
- a CDS encoding DUF3043 domain-containing protein, with protein sequence MFRRRSVPASEDTAAPGSATAEATQPKGYTPKKGAPTPKRREAEKALRRPLNAPQSRREAYRQYRERQQREAQRVAQRGGAAKGEERHFRPQDLGPVRAYARDVVDSRRSVSEFFLYFSLAIIALLFLPFPQINLAVTYVVWPAMMVTILAEGVFVGNRVKRRARELFPDDPTVRGAGMYAAMRQLQVRRLRLPKPRVKPGQPVPEPTR encoded by the coding sequence GTGTTCCGACGTCGCTCCGTTCCCGCATCCGAAGATACGGCCGCGCCCGGCTCTGCCACCGCTGAGGCCACCCAACCTAAGGGATATACCCCGAAGAAGGGTGCGCCCACTCCCAAGCGCCGCGAGGCCGAGAAAGCGCTGCGCCGGCCGCTGAACGCGCCGCAGAGCCGGCGCGAGGCCTACCGGCAGTACCGCGAGCGCCAGCAGCGCGAGGCCCAGCGCGTCGCCCAGCGCGGCGGCGCCGCCAAGGGCGAGGAGCGCCACTTCCGGCCCCAGGACCTCGGCCCGGTCCGGGCCTACGCGCGCGACGTCGTGGACTCCCGGCGCAGCGTCAGCGAGTTCTTCCTGTACTTCTCCCTGGCCATCATCGCGCTGCTCTTCCTGCCGTTCCCGCAGATCAACCTCGCGGTCACCTATGTGGTGTGGCCGGCCATGATGGTCACGATCCTGGCCGAGGGCGTCTTCGTGGGCAACCGCGTGAAGCGCCGGGCGCGCGAGCTGTTCCCCGACGACCCCACCGTGCGGGGCGCGGGCATGTACGCGGCCATGCGTCAGCTCCAGGTGCGCCGGCTGCGGCTGCCCAAGCCCAGGGTCAAGCCGGGCCAGCCGGTTCCCGAGCCCACGCGCTGA
- a CDS encoding aldo/keto reductase family protein, translated as MEFRHLGSSGLVVSEISYGNWITHGSQVEEDAAIACVHAALDEGITTFDTADVYAQGRAEEVLGRALKGRRRDGVEILSKVYWPVGEGRNDRGLSRKHIVRGVEESLRRLGTDYLDLYQAHRFDYETPLEETLRAFDDLVRQGKVLYVGVSEWRADQIERALKIADELGLDRIVSNQPQYNMLWRVIESEVVPVCERAGLGQIVFSPIAQGVLTGKYRPGQAPPEGSRATDAAGGRFLNNRGLLDDALLERVQRLVPLAEEAGLSLAQLAVAWVLQNDNVSSAIIGASRPEQVRDNVGAAGRRLDADLLRRIDEVLGDSVQRDPELTVSPPKRP; from the coding sequence ATGGAATTCCGGCATCTGGGCAGCAGTGGCCTCGTCGTCAGTGAGATCTCCTACGGCAACTGGATCACCCACGGTTCGCAGGTCGAGGAGGACGCCGCCATCGCGTGCGTGCACGCCGCGCTGGACGAGGGCATCACGACTTTCGACACCGCCGACGTCTACGCGCAGGGCCGCGCCGAGGAGGTCCTCGGGCGGGCGCTGAAGGGCCGGCGTCGCGACGGCGTCGAGATCCTCTCCAAAGTCTACTGGCCGGTCGGCGAGGGGAGGAACGACCGCGGGCTTTCGCGCAAGCACATCGTCCGCGGCGTCGAGGAGTCCCTGCGCCGTCTGGGCACCGACTACCTCGACCTCTACCAGGCGCACCGGTTCGACTACGAGACCCCGCTGGAGGAGACCCTGCGGGCGTTCGACGACCTCGTGCGCCAGGGCAAGGTGCTCTACGTCGGCGTCTCGGAGTGGCGCGCCGACCAGATCGAGCGCGCGCTGAAGATCGCCGACGAACTGGGCCTGGACCGGATCGTGTCCAACCAGCCGCAGTACAACATGCTGTGGCGGGTGATCGAGTCGGAGGTCGTGCCGGTCTGCGAGCGCGCGGGGCTGGGGCAGATCGTGTTCTCCCCCATCGCCCAGGGCGTGCTCACCGGCAAGTACCGGCCCGGCCAGGCGCCGCCGGAGGGCTCGCGCGCCACCGACGCCGCCGGCGGGCGGTTCCTCAACAACCGGGGCCTGCTCGACGACGCGCTGCTGGAGCGCGTGCAGCGGCTGGTGCCGCTCGCCGAGGAGGCGGGGCTGTCACTGGCCCAGCTCGCGGTGGCCTGGGTGCTGCAGAACGACAACGTGTCGTCGGCCATCATCGGCGCCTCCCGCCCCGAGCAGGTGCGCGACAACGTCGGCGCCGCGGGCAGGCGCCTCGACGCCGACCTGCTGCGCCGCATCGACGAGGTGCTGGGCGACAGCGTGCAGCGCGACCCCGAACTGACGGTCAGCCCCCCGAAGCGGCCGTAA
- a CDS encoding bifunctional adenosylcobinamide kinase/adenosylcobinamide-phosphate guanylyltransferase, which yields MAVDNALVLRDPAAGPVSPAPPGYTVARTPYGTLVEGPGGGRLLYARPDAPADPPPKPAPGSGGAGAEGVDGENTVPLPAAGVPAHQVDVAIVDAGESPATIGALRRAGVVGATTAVVAVGGDHRVHSPAEFERRARLWGALCPSDGQELWCPPSTWPPERVRGPHRVLVTGGARSGKSAEAERRLLGEPEVLYLATGPSPEAEDAAWARRVAEHRARRPSWWKTEETPDAAAVLRGAEGAVLFDCVGTWLAAAMDACGMWQEPAPAGAEDALAARVDDLVLAWRGCRALVVAVTNEVGSGVVPPTAAGNVFRDWLGRLNQLLAAESEQVVLATAGRVLELP from the coding sequence ATCGCGGTGGACAACGCGCTCGTCCTGCGCGACCCCGCCGCCGGACCCGTCTCCCCCGCCCCGCCCGGCTACACCGTCGCCCGCACGCCCTACGGCACCCTGGTCGAGGGGCCGGGGGGCGGCCGGCTGCTGTACGCGCGCCCCGACGCCCCCGCCGACCCGCCGCCAAAACCGGCGCCCGGTTCCGGCGGCGCCGGCGCTGAGGGGGTCGACGGCGAGAACACCGTCCCCTTACCGGCCGCAGGCGTACCCGCCCACCAGGTGGACGTCGCGATCGTGGACGCCGGGGAGTCCCCCGCCACCATCGGCGCGCTGCGCCGGGCAGGGGTGGTGGGCGCCACCACCGCGGTGGTCGCCGTCGGCGGAGACCACCGGGTCCACTCCCCCGCCGAGTTCGAGCGCCGCGCGCGGCTGTGGGGCGCGCTCTGTCCCTCCGACGGCCAGGAGCTGTGGTGCCCGCCGTCGACCTGGCCCCCGGAACGGGTGCGCGGCCCCCACCGCGTGCTGGTCACCGGCGGCGCGCGCTCGGGCAAGTCCGCCGAGGCCGAGCGCCGCCTGCTGGGCGAGCCCGAGGTCCTCTACCTGGCCACGGGCCCCTCACCGGAGGCGGAGGACGCGGCGTGGGCGCGCCGCGTCGCCGAGCACCGCGCCCGCCGCCCGTCGTGGTGGAAGACCGAGGAGACCCCCGACGCGGCGGCCGTGCTGCGCGGCGCCGAGGGGGCGGTGCTGTTCGACTGCGTGGGCACGTGGCTGGCCGCGGCCATGGACGCCTGCGGGATGTGGCAGGAGCCCGCGCCCGCCGGCGCCGAGGACGCGCTGGCCGCGCGCGTGGACGACCTGGTGTTGGCCTGGCGCGGCTGCCGGGCGCTCGTGGTGGCGGTCACCAACGAGGTCGGCTCGGGCGTGGTGCCGCCCACGGCCGCCGGGAACGTCTTCCGCGACTGGCTGGGGCGCCTCAACCAGCTTCTGGCGGCGGAGTCGGAGCAGGTGGTGCTGGCCACGGCCGGTCGCGTGCTGGAGCTTCCGTGA
- a CDS encoding adenosylcobinamide-GDP ribazoletransferase — protein sequence MSAGTLTAVPVGAGRVDRTVAGRAMSLAPLVGAGLGLGAALVLLAARALDLPGLLAAALAIGVLALLTRGLHLDGLADLADGLGSGRPAEGALEVMRRSDIGPFGVVALVLVLLVQVAALGGIAEASPAAGAGAVVAAVVAGRLAITLACVPGVPPARPEGLGAFVAGTVPWGAAAGASAGALAAAALAGLAAGPAFAAGCAAAVAVGAGAAAALLHRARRRLGGITGDVLGALAETATTAALVTTAIAAQAG from the coding sequence ATGTCGGCGGGCACGCTGACGGCGGTGCCGGTGGGTGCGGGACGCGTCGACCGCACCGTGGCGGGGCGGGCCATGTCCCTGGCCCCCCTGGTGGGCGCCGGGCTGGGCCTTGGGGCGGCCCTGGTGCTGCTGGCCGCCCGCGCCCTGGACCTGCCGGGCCTGCTCGCGGCGGCGCTGGCGATCGGCGTGCTGGCGCTGCTCACCCGGGGGTTGCACCTGGACGGACTGGCCGACCTCGCCGACGGCCTCGGCAGCGGCCGCCCGGCCGAGGGGGCGTTGGAGGTGATGCGCCGCTCCGACATCGGGCCGTTCGGGGTGGTGGCCCTCGTGCTCGTGCTGCTCGTGCAGGTGGCGGCACTCGGCGGCATCGCCGAGGCGTCGCCGGCGGCGGGGGCCGGTGCCGTCGTGGCCGCCGTGGTGGCGGGCCGGCTGGCGATCACCCTGGCCTGTGTGCCGGGCGTGCCGCCGGCGCGCCCGGAGGGCCTGGGCGCGTTCGTCGCGGGCACGGTGCCTTGGGGCGCGGCGGCGGGCGCGAGCGCGGGGGCACTGGCCGCCGCCGCCCTCGCGGGGCTGGCGGCGGGACCCGCCTTCGCCGCCGGATGCGCCGCGGCGGTCGCCGTCGGCGCGGGCGCGGCGGCGGCGCTGCTCCACCGCGCCCGGCGCCGCCTGGGCGGAATCACCGGCGACGTCCTGGGCGCCCTCGCGGAGACCGCCACGACAGCGGCCCTCGTGACAACCGCCATCGCCGCCCAGGCGGGCTGA
- a CDS encoding leucyl aminopeptidase: MSTSLSVITESPSSLDVDAVVVGYHAAASDAPQPASGAHDVDAAFSGGLSRALAQLGARGAAEEVHTVPTLGALKAPVVIAVGLGDAPAEGEGVDPDTLARAAGAALRARGRDHARVAVALPADTAERAHAAALGALLGDYSYTRYRTGDDTRSPAAEIRVVSAAAGAQAAVERADTLAGAVNLARDLVNTAPVDLVPEDLAGIAEQVARENGLAVEVLDEAALHEGGYGGLIGVGQGSDNPPRLVRLAYTHPEATRTVAFVGKGITFDSGGLSLKPAGSMDWMKSDMGGAAAVLGAMSAIARLAPAVNAVGYLAIAENMPGGGAQRPSDVITIYGGTTVEVLNTDAEGRLVMADALVRAHEDDPDLIVDVATLTGAQLVALGTRVFAVMSNDDSVRDDVVAAAAAAGESGWPMPLPAELRSGLDSAVADIANVSGERWGGMLSAGVFLKEFIAEGVRWAHLDIAGPAFNQGGPYGYTPKGGTGAATRTLVRITENLAADRD, translated from the coding sequence GTGAGCACGTCGTTGTCAGTAATCACGGAATCCCCCAGTTCGCTCGACGTCGACGCGGTGGTGGTCGGCTACCATGCGGCGGCGTCCGACGCTCCCCAGCCCGCGTCGGGCGCTCACGACGTCGACGCCGCCTTCTCCGGCGGCCTCTCCCGGGCGCTGGCGCAACTGGGCGCCCGCGGTGCCGCCGAGGAGGTGCACACCGTGCCCACGCTCGGCGCCCTCAAGGCGCCCGTGGTGATCGCTGTGGGCCTGGGCGACGCCCCCGCCGAGGGCGAGGGGGTGGACCCCGACACCCTCGCGCGCGCCGCCGGCGCGGCGCTGCGCGCCCGCGGGCGCGACCACGCCCGGGTGGCCGTCGCGCTGCCCGCCGACACCGCCGAACGCGCCCACGCCGCGGCGCTGGGGGCGCTGCTGGGCGACTACTCCTACACCCGCTACCGCACCGGCGACGACACCCGCTCCCCCGCCGCCGAGATCCGCGTGGTCTCGGCCGCCGCGGGCGCCCAGGCCGCCGTCGAGCGCGCCGACACCCTCGCCGGTGCCGTGAACCTCGCCCGCGACCTCGTCAACACCGCGCCCGTGGACCTCGTGCCCGAGGACCTGGCCGGGATCGCCGAGCAGGTCGCCCGCGAGAACGGCCTGGCCGTCGAGGTCCTCGACGAGGCCGCGCTGCACGAGGGCGGCTACGGCGGCCTCATCGGCGTGGGCCAGGGCTCGGACAACCCGCCGCGCCTGGTGCGGCTGGCCTACACCCACCCCGAGGCCACCCGCACGGTGGCGTTCGTGGGCAAGGGCATCACCTTCGACTCCGGCGGCCTGTCGCTCAAGCCGGCCGGGTCCATGGACTGGATGAAGTCCGACATGGGCGGGGCCGCCGCGGTGCTGGGGGCCATGAGCGCCATCGCCCGGCTGGCCCCGGCCGTCAACGCCGTGGGCTACCTCGCCATCGCCGAGAACATGCCCGGCGGCGGCGCGCAGCGCCCCTCCGACGTGATCACGATCTACGGCGGCACCACGGTCGAGGTCCTCAACACCGACGCCGAGGGCCGCCTGGTGATGGCCGACGCGCTGGTGCGCGCCCACGAGGACGACCCCGACCTGATCGTCGACGTGGCCACCCTCACCGGCGCCCAGCTCGTGGCCCTGGGCACCCGGGTCTTCGCCGTGATGTCCAACGACGACTCCGTCCGCGACGACGTGGTCGCCGCGGCCGCGGCCGCCGGGGAGTCCGGCTGGCCGATGCCGCTGCCCGCCGAACTCCGCTCGGGCCTGGACTCCGCCGTGGCCGACATCGCCAACGTCTCCGGCGAGCGCTGGGGCGGCATGCTCAGCGCCGGGGTGTTCCTCAAGGAGTTCATCGCCGAGGGCGTCCGCTGGGCGCACCTGGACATCGCGGGCCCGGCGTTCAACCAGGGCGGGCCCTACGGCTACACCCCCAAGGGCGGAACGGGGGCCGCCACCCGCACCCTGGTGCGGATCACCGAGAACCTGGCGGCCGACCGGGACTGA
- the lpdA gene encoding dihydrolipoyl dehydrogenase produces the protein MSDNGGTFDLLILGAGSGGYAAAIRASELGMKVGLIEKDKLGGTCLHVGCIPTKALLHSAEVADAARDSETFGVKAGFEGIDMAGVNAYKDKVVSRMFRGLTGLIKAHGITVIEGEGKLTGPDEVTVDGTAYKGTNILLATGSKPKTLGLDIDGEKIITSEHALKLDRVPKSVVVLGGGVIGVEFASVWRSYGAEVTIVEALPHLVPVEEESSSKLLERAFRKRGIKYELGTPFESVKTTDSGVSVTLQGGKSLEAEMMLVAIGRAPVSEGLGYEEQGIQLERGFVKVDENLHTGVGNIYAVGDLIPTLQLAHVGFAEGIYVAEQLAGLNPPAIDYAGVPRITYSEPEVASVGLTSKAAKERGYEIVEQDYNLGGNGKSQILQTQGSVKVIAQKDGPVLGVHMVGSRVGELTAEAQLIYNWEALPSEVAQLIHPHPTQSEALGEAHLALAGKPLHVHE, from the coding sequence GTGAGTGACAACGGCGGCACCTTCGACCTGCTGATCCTGGGCGCCGGCAGCGGCGGCTACGCCGCCGCCATCCGCGCCTCCGAGCTGGGCATGAAGGTCGGCCTGATCGAGAAAGACAAGCTCGGGGGCACCTGCCTGCACGTCGGCTGCATCCCCACGAAGGCGCTGCTGCACTCGGCCGAGGTCGCCGACGCCGCGCGGGACAGCGAGACCTTCGGCGTCAAGGCCGGCTTCGAGGGCATCGACATGGCCGGCGTGAACGCCTACAAGGACAAGGTCGTCAGCCGCATGTTCCGCGGCCTGACCGGCCTGATCAAGGCCCACGGCATCACCGTGATCGAGGGCGAGGGCAAGCTCACCGGCCCCGACGAGGTCACCGTCGACGGCACCGCCTACAAGGGCACCAACATCCTGCTCGCCACCGGCTCCAAGCCCAAGACCCTGGGCCTGGACATCGACGGCGAGAAGATCATCACCAGCGAGCACGCGCTCAAGCTCGACCGCGTCCCCAAGTCGGTCGTGGTCCTGGGCGGCGGTGTCATCGGCGTGGAGTTCGCCAGCGTGTGGCGCTCCTACGGCGCCGAGGTCACCATCGTCGAGGCGCTGCCGCACCTGGTGCCGGTCGAGGAGGAGTCCTCCTCCAAGCTGCTGGAGCGCGCCTTCCGCAAGCGCGGCATCAAGTACGAGCTGGGCACCCCGTTCGAGAGCGTCAAGACCACCGACTCCGGCGTCAGCGTCACCCTCCAGGGCGGCAAGAGCCTGGAGGCCGAGATGATGCTCGTGGCCATCGGCCGCGCGCCCGTCTCCGAGGGCCTGGGCTATGAGGAACAGGGCATCCAGCTGGAGCGCGGGTTCGTCAAGGTGGACGAGAACCTGCACACCGGTGTCGGCAACATCTACGCCGTGGGCGACCTGATCCCGACCCTGCAGCTGGCCCACGTCGGGTTCGCCGAGGGCATCTACGTCGCCGAGCAGCTGGCCGGCCTCAACCCGCCGGCCATCGACTACGCCGGCGTCCCGCGCATCACCTACAGCGAGCCCGAGGTCGCCTCGGTGGGCCTGACCTCCAAGGCCGCCAAGGAGCGCGGCTACGAGATCGTCGAGCAGGACTACAACCTCGGCGGCAACGGCAAGAGCCAGATCCTGCAGACCCAGGGCTCGGTCAAGGTCATCGCCCAGAAGGACGGCCCCGTGCTGGGCGTGCACATGGTGGGCAGCCGCGTGGGCGAGCTGACCGCCGAGGCCCAGCTGATCTACAACTGGGAGGCGCTGCCCTCGGAGGTCGCGCAGCTCATCCACCCGCACCCGACCCAGTCCGAGGCGCTGGGCGAGGCGCACCTCGCACTGGCCGGAAAGCCGCTGCACGTCCACGAGTGA
- the sucB gene encoding 2-oxoglutarate dehydrogenase, E2 component, dihydrolipoamide succinyltransferase, with amino-acid sequence MPTSVSMPALGESVTEGTVTQWLKKEGDTVAVDEPLLEVSTDKVDTEIPSPVAGVLSKILVAEDETVEIGAEIAIISGEGEDAGAGAEDTAEPAEAPAAEQSQEAAAAEEPQAQEPESDPAESAAPQQAATEPAPAPEPAAPAPSPRPSREDITPPVDVETLSGTGRASGTDAVTEAYVTPLVRKLAAQEGVDLSQVQGTGVGGRIRKQDVQEAARRRREAPAAPAAAQQQPARTPARRPVADTTLRGRTETMSRLRQTIADQMAESQKISAEVTQVIEVDVTNIARLRERAAEQFEAREGVELGFFPFFALATVEALKAHPKLNAVIDSAKYEVTYHSIENLGISVDTEPGLLVPVIKDAGDLNLGGLARKIADLTERAHTGDLNPDELSGGTFTLADTGEVGALFNTPVINQPQVGILSTGAVVKRPVVVEDPELGEVIAVRSMMYLALTHDHRLIDSADAARFLADVRERLEEGDFESELGLA; translated from the coding sequence ATGCCGACTTCCGTTTCAATGCCCGCCCTGGGCGAAAGCGTCACCGAGGGCACCGTCACCCAGTGGCTGAAGAAGGAGGGTGACACCGTCGCGGTCGACGAGCCCCTCCTGGAGGTCTCGACCGACAAGGTCGACACCGAGATCCCGTCGCCTGTCGCGGGCGTGCTGAGCAAGATCCTCGTCGCCGAGGACGAGACCGTGGAGATCGGCGCGGAGATCGCGATCATCAGCGGTGAGGGCGAGGACGCCGGGGCCGGCGCCGAGGACACCGCCGAGCCCGCCGAGGCGCCCGCCGCCGAGCAGTCCCAGGAGGCCGCCGCGGCCGAGGAGCCGCAGGCCCAGGAGCCGGAGTCCGACCCGGCCGAGAGCGCCGCTCCGCAGCAGGCCGCCACCGAGCCCGCGCCGGCGCCCGAGCCCGCCGCCCCGGCCCCCTCCCCCCGCCCCAGCCGCGAGGACATCACCCCGCCGGTCGACGTCGAGACCCTGAGCGGCACCGGCCGGGCGTCGGGCACCGACGCGGTCACCGAGGCCTACGTGACCCCGCTGGTGCGCAAGCTCGCCGCCCAGGAGGGCGTGGACCTCAGCCAGGTGCAGGGCACCGGCGTGGGCGGGCGCATCCGCAAGCAGGACGTCCAGGAGGCCGCGCGCCGCCGCCGCGAGGCCCCCGCGGCCCCGGCCGCCGCCCAGCAGCAGCCCGCCCGCACCCCGGCGCGGCGCCCGGTGGCCGACACCACGCTGCGCGGCCGCACCGAGACCATGTCGCGGCTGCGCCAGACCATCGCCGACCAGATGGCGGAGTCGCAGAAGATCTCGGCCGAGGTCACCCAGGTGATCGAGGTCGACGTCACCAACATCGCCCGGCTGCGCGAGCGCGCCGCCGAGCAGTTCGAGGCCCGCGAGGGCGTCGAACTGGGCTTCTTCCCGTTCTTCGCGCTGGCCACGGTCGAGGCGCTCAAGGCCCACCCCAAGCTCAACGCGGTGATCGACAGCGCCAAGTACGAGGTCACCTACCACAGCATCGAGAACCTGGGGATCTCGGTCGACACCGAGCCGGGCCTGCTGGTGCCGGTCATCAAGGACGCCGGCGACCTCAACCTCGGCGGTCTGGCCCGCAAGATCGCCGACCTGACCGAGCGCGCGCACACCGGCGACCTCAACCCCGACGAGCTGAGCGGCGGCACGTTCACCCTGGCCGACACCGGTGAGGTGGGCGCGCTGTTCAACACGCCGGTCATCAACCAGCCGCAGGTGGGCATCCTCAGCACCGGCGCGGTCGTCAAGCGGCCCGTCGTGGTGGAGGACCCCGAGCTCGGCGAGGTGATCGCGGTGCGCTCGATGATGTACCTGGCGCTCACCCACGACCACCGGCTCATCGACAGCGCCGACGCCGCCCGGTTCCTGGCCGACGTGCGCGAGCGCCTGGAAGAGGGCGACTTCGAGTCGGAGCTGGGCCTGGCCTAG
- the lipB gene encoding lipoyl(octanoyl) transferase LipB yields the protein MSQLVFARLGEAPVPYHEGWDLQKRVHADRVADLIPDTVLVLEHEPVYTAGKRTGPWDRPATDPGAPIVDIDRGGRLTWHGPGQVTVYPIVRLPDPIDVVAYVRMLEEAIIRTIAEFGLAGKRVEGRTGVWLDADPDRGLTERKIAAIGCRIARGVGMHGFALNCANDLSWFDRIIPCGITDAGTTSLSRELGREVPVAEVVPLVERHLAAVLGADRVRHHQGAPEPAAPAALAEA from the coding sequence ATGAGTCAGCTCGTCTTCGCCCGCCTCGGCGAGGCCCCCGTCCCCTACCACGAGGGCTGGGATCTGCAGAAGCGGGTGCACGCCGACCGGGTCGCCGACCTCATCCCCGACACCGTGCTCGTGCTGGAGCACGAACCCGTCTACACCGCGGGCAAGCGCACGGGCCCCTGGGACCGCCCGGCGACCGACCCCGGCGCCCCCATCGTCGACATCGACCGCGGCGGCAGGCTCACCTGGCACGGCCCCGGGCAGGTCACGGTCTACCCCATCGTCCGGCTGCCCGACCCCATCGACGTCGTGGCCTACGTCCGCATGCTGGAGGAGGCGATCATCCGCACCATCGCGGAGTTCGGCCTGGCCGGCAAGCGGGTCGAGGGCCGCACCGGCGTCTGGCTCGACGCCGACCCCGACCGCGGCCTCACCGAGCGCAAGATCGCCGCGATCGGCTGCCGTATCGCCCGCGGCGTCGGCATGCACGGCTTCGCGCTGAACTGCGCCAACGACCTCAGCTGGTTCGACCGCATCATCCCGTGCGGCATCACCGACGCCGGCACCACCTCGCTCAGCCGCGAGCTGGGCCGCGAGGTGCCCGTGGCCGAGGTCGTGCCGCTTGTCGAGCGCCACCTGGCGGCGGTGCTGGGCGCCGACCGCGTCCGCCACCACCAGGGCGCGCCCGAGCCCGCCGCTCCGGCCGCGCTCGCCGAGGCCTGA